One Methanomassiliicoccales archaeon genomic window, AATTAGCGCACTCCGCAAGGCAAATCTCATCGTTTGCGATTATAATCATTTCTTTGGAGCGCCTACTGAAAATTGCGCAAGTTGGTTAGGAGCGGATTGGGACAAAACCATTCTTGTAATAGATGAGGCACATAATTTGCCGAGGAGGATCGTTGAGAACTACTATTGCAAGATTTCAATGACCGATCTCCAGCGAATAATATCTGAGAAAAACTTAGGAAAATCCAGGCGGAAACTTGAAGAATTAAAGTTTCTCACGAGTAAAATCCTCCAAGAGAGCGAAGATGGCTACCCATTAGTAGGAAAGCTGCCTATAGATGATGTTTTGATCTATTTGGCCAACAATGAAGAAATCTTTGATGAAATAATGACGAGGCGTCGTGATGAGTTTAAAGAAAAGTGCAGCAGTGTATTGAAATTTGCTCATCTCTGGACCCAATACAGCAAGGATAGCATAAAATATGTTGAAAAAAGATCAAAAAGTCTCTGCATTAGACTTGTCGACCCCTCTACAATAGCTGCTCCAATTTTCAGTAAATTGCACTGTGCCATTCTGATGAGTGGTACTCTACATCCTCCTGAGATGTATGCGGATCTCCTTGGAATTGAAAGCAGATTTGCATGCAGAGAGTATGCTTCTCCCTTCCCTAAAGAAAACAGACTCATATGCGTACTACCAGAAGTTACATCTCTGTACAAGAAAAGGCGAAAATCCAATTATTCGAAAATTGCTGATTTGATAATTCAAATATCTGGAGTAATAGAGGGAAATGTGTCATGTTTCTTCCCCTCATATGAATTTCTCGAAAACGTGAAATCAGAGCTGAAGGACATAACAACCTCAAGGAGAATGCTTATTGAAAAATCAAGTTATGGAAAAAACGAAAGAGAGGCAATGATCTCTGCATTGAAAAGAGAGCATGATTACTTAATGCTTGCGACCATCAATGGATCTTTAGCCGAAGGTATTGATTTTAGCGATAATATTCTTTCTTGCGTCATTATTGTTGGTTTTCCGATTAAGCCGCCTTCACTCGAGACAAAGGAGATGAAAAAACGGTATGAATGGCGATTAGGAAAGGAGAGGGCTCACCTATATTTTGATATATATCCAGCGGTTTCGAGCGTGCTGCAGGCGGCTGGTCGAGCCATCAGGAGTGAAAAGGATAGAGCAGTAATTGTGTTGATGGATCATCGGTATCTTGATCACGAAATAAGGTGCGCATTTCCGAAAGATTTTGAAATGGGATACTACGCTGATCCTTTGCATGCTATTGCCAAATTCTACAGCCAAGAAAAACCACCATTGAATCATTAAAATTTAATTTAGTGAGTCACCTTCGCAATTGCAGATAGCAGAGCGATGACTTTTTTGTTTCAGAAAGATTATTTAGTCAAATGAAAGTTTTCGTTTTGTGCAAATCATCAGGAGAGGGGCCGAGGCTGAAATAAAAATTGGAGATTGGATGGGTCGCACTGCAATCATCAAAACAAGAATCCCAAAAAGCTACAGACATCCCGTGCTTGATCAGCATATTAGATCGACCCGCACGAAGAACGAAGCCAGACTTATGAAGGAGGCAAGAAAGTGCGGTATTCCTACACCAATAATCTACGATATAGACTTATTGAACTCGGAAATCGTCATGGAAAGAGTCGATGGAGAGAGGGTGAAGGATGTGCTCTCACGTGTTATTGACCAACATAAAATTGATGAAATCTGTAGAGAAATTGGCGGATTGGCTGCAAAGCTCCATAAAAATGGAATTGTACACGGCGACCTGACGACGTCAAACATGATTCTTAGAAATGGAAAGATATGGCTTATCGACTTTTCTTTGGGAGAAAGAAATGCGAGAATTGAGGAACTTGGTGTCGACCTTCATTTGCTTAAAGAGGCGTTCTTATCAGCGCACTCAGAAATCTTCGATAAGTTCGAGATAGTTTTAGATGCATACAGGCAGGACTTCGAGGGTGCCGATGAGGTGATTAACCGAATGATAGATATTGAAAAGAGGGGGCGCTATACCTAAATGAGGTTTTCTATCGTAACTTCAAATCAATGGAAAGTTGAAGAATTCAGAAATGCCATGGAACCGTTTGGTATAAAACTAGAAAAAAACAATTTGGACTGTGAAGAGATACAGGCAGATTCGCTTCAGGAAGTTGTGAAACACTGCCTTCTCGATTTGAAAGAAAGAGGTGTCAAGAATGCCCTCCTAGACGACTCGGGTCTTTTCATAAAACGATTGAACGGTTTTCCTGGTGTTTACTCATCGTATATTTACAAAACACTTGGGTGTAAGGGAATATTAAAACTGATGGAAGGCGAGAATGATCGAGAAGCGTATTTCGAATGCTGCATCGGATGTATTTTGAATGAGGAGGAAATTCTCATCAGCGAGAGAACCTACGGAAGGATAGAGTGCGAAATGAGAGGTACCAAGGGATTTGGATTCGATCCAATATTTGTACCCGACGGTGAGCGCAGAACATTCGCTGAGATGCCCATTGAGGAAAAGAATAAGATATCACACCGAGGCAAGGCAATCGCTTCATTGATAAAAACACTAATGGCTAAACACGTCGTTTCCGCCCGGTGATCAGATGATACTTCAGAATAAAAGAGTAGTTTTAACAGGTTGCGCTGGGTTCATTGGTAGTCATCTTGCTGAGAGACTCGTTGAGATGAATAACCACGTTATTGGAATCGACAACTTCAGTGCTGGAAAAATAGAATTCCTGCGATCCCTAGAACATAAAGATGTTTTTGAGCTAATCAGAGGAGACATTTTGGCACTTGAGCTCGAGGATATTATTAAGGATGCTGATGTGATCTTTCACTTTGCAGCGAATCCCGATGTCAGAAAGGGTGCTCAAGATACTCGTATAGACCTTGATCAAAATGTCCTTGCAACATATCGAGTCCTGGAAGCAGCTAGAAAGCTGGAAATCCCGAGATTCGTTTTTCCATCAACATCGACAGTTTACGGAGAGCCGAGCATCATTCCGACTTCAGAGAATTATGGGCCACTTCTTCCCATCTCGCTATACGGCGCATCGAAACTTGCTAGCGAAGCGATGATCGCAGCATACTGCCATATGTTCAGTATGGAAGCCGTGATATACCGATTTGCGAACGTTGTCGGTCCGAGGAGTACGCATAATGTCCTGCATGATTTTATATCGAAACTAAGAGAGACACCTAGACGATTGGAGATCCTCGGATCCCCACCAGGTACGAAAAAGTCATACATTCACGTCTCTGATTGCATAGATGCAATGATTATGGGAGCTGAGAGAACCTCAACAGATACTGAGATCTTCAACATTGGATCGGAAGATAGCATCACGGTGCAACAAATAGCAGACATCGTTGTTGACGAAATGGGCCTTAAAGGTGTCCAATATGTATGGACAGGGGGGGTCAAAGGGGGCAGGGGATGGGTAGGCGATGTAAAAGAAATGCTTCTCTCGATTGAGAAAATAAAGAAAATCGGATGGAGGCCGAAATTTAACAGTCGGGAGGCAGTAAGAAAGGCTGTGAGGGAGATGCTAGGTGAGTTGCGATGAAATCTCAAGAAATCCACTTAAAGATCCATTGATCTTAGCTTGAAAAAAAGTAAAAATTTCATCGCATGATTTTGATGTCATCATCGATCCTGTAGCGCGTCGATGCTTATCAGCCAGTTTGTTGATACAAACGTCCATAATTCATATTTTGTCAGTTCCGCCGCGTTCGAATTAGCCCTTATCGGGGATGCATTAGCCGGTAGACCGCCAGCATACATCGAACCTGCCGTATCTATGACTAACCAATAACCCATATAATGGATTATGTGCATAGTGACGTTCGTCCCGTAATATGACCACAGGGATTCCTCTACATTCGCAAGTTCAGATTGATACATTGATATGAAAACAGTGGTAAAGGCATGTCCCTCTATGAAATTGATACGTGCGTTGCCCCCTAACGCAGTTATTATTGATGCTAGCAGAATTGCTTGATCTTCGCAATCTCCCCTTTTTCTCATAAGTGTCTCTTCTGCGCTTTGCCAAATATCGGTTTCATTTTCCTTTTCATATTCAATATGATCTCGAACCCATTGAAAAGCCCGTGCTATTTGCAAAGTTGAATAATTACCAGGTTCAGCATTTTTTATTTCTTTTACGACATCGCTAACAGCGGTGCAATTCACCAATGATTTTACTCGATTGAAGTAACTCATGAGATTGCTTTTGATAAGATATTCTCGCTCAATTGCCAAAGGTTTAATAGCAACAGCCCTGTCCGCGCTTTCTACTTCACCATAATCGTACCATGCTGAGAAGGACGGATTTGAAACGCACAACTTCAGCACAATTGTGTACACGCCGACATCTCGATCAGATGGTGCGTAAAATTTGAGCAAGCCGATAGAGGCGTTTTCAGAGGGAAAAACGTATGCGCTCGTTGTTTTGAAATATTCTTCTGTGTAATTGACCCATTTCAAGCCATAGCCATAAACAAAGATCGCTGTCTGACCTTTGTTTCTTATCTCAAGAGACATAACCCCTCCATAGTATGCGTACACATCGCTGATTTCCCATCGTAACGAGTAAGTGTATACTTGCGGTTTGGAGGTGAGAGAGGATGGGAAGTCAATTGGTATCTCATTCTCCTGAACAATGCATGGCGCCTTTAGATCTGAGTCATTGAAGCCCTCAACAGCTGGATCAATCAAACAGCAAAAAACAAAAGATGCTAGTAGAACAATAGAAGCCGCGATAGCAAATGCCCTTCTCATCGATTATCTATCCTCATCCGAGATAAAGACCTCAGGAAAAATAAATCTGACCATCTGAAATCATTCATTAACTTAATGATTCGAGGCTCTGCTACATTTTTGTAATTCTCATAGCAACTGTAAGGAAATATTTATTTTAGACCGCCTCATTCCCTCAGCATAATGGGGCCGTGGGGTAGCTTGGTCCATCCTTCGGGCTTTGGGAGCCTGAGACCCCGATTCAAATTCGGGCGGCCCCATTTAGTCTCGAATGAATAATCGAGATCGCTGAGACGGTCAAGGTTTCCAATGCGACTTCCCGTTTATTATATGACAATTGCATGGCCGATTTATGCGCATTGATCCATTAATTGTCAATTTTCTTGAAAAGAAGGACTAAGAGAAAGTAAAGACCCCAATACACTCATTGAAGGATTGCCCCTAAAAATGGTTTTCCGGTAGATCATTCTCGATGAAGATTTAACGTAAATGAATATATGTGTTCCTCTTTTCTGAGGCCATCAGAATAAACAGAATATTGCGGGAAATGAATGCCAACAATCATGCCGATCGAGAAAAAAGAAAAGGGAAGAAATGGTTTACTCAATTTTCCACTTTGACGCCACTTTCACTATTAGGAAAATCACGAATGCCACTATCAAGAATGTGATCAGAGCAAC contains:
- a CDS encoding ATP-dependent DNA helicase encodes the protein MNNWANDLIDLAKDHVTDLFPFEQPRRSQDLFLMHARECVKHGIHLLANAPTGLGKTAVSLAAGLEHAVKNGGRVFFLVAKQSQHTAVIETAKRIHEKYAIKVVDLISRRDMCLATGPKHLGCTSNLKCYFSRKIPSDLVDSIFHSPLHVRELIRFSLCEGICPYRMAISALRKANLIVCDYNHFFGAPTENCASWLGADWDKTILVIDEAHNLPRRIVENYYCKISMTDLQRIISEKNLGKSRRKLEELKFLTSKILQESEDGYPLVGKLPIDDVLIYLANNEEIFDEIMTRRRDEFKEKCSSVLKFAHLWTQYSKDSIKYVEKRSKSLCIRLVDPSTIAAPIFSKLHCAILMSGTLHPPEMYADLLGIESRFACREYASPFPKENRLICVLPEVTSLYKKRRKSNYSKIADLIIQISGVIEGNVSCFFPSYEFLENVKSELKDITTSRRMLIEKSSYGKNEREAMISALKREHDYLMLATINGSLAEGIDFSDNILSCVIIVGFPIKPPSLETKEMKKRYEWRLGKERAHLYFDIYPAVSSVLQAAGRAIRSEKDRAVIVLMDHRYLDHEIRCAFPKDFEMGYYADPLHAIAKFYSQEKPPLNH
- a CDS encoding KEOPS complex kinase/ATPase Bud32, translated to MQIIRRGAEAEIKIGDWMGRTAIIKTRIPKSYRHPVLDQHIRSTRTKNEARLMKEARKCGIPTPIIYDIDLLNSEIVMERVDGERVKDVLSRVIDQHKIDEICREIGGLAAKLHKNGIVHGDLTTSNMILRNGKIWLIDFSLGERNARIEELGVDLHLLKEAFLSAHSEIFDKFEIVLDAYRQDFEGADEVINRMIDIEKRGRYT
- a CDS encoding XTP/dITP diphosphatase encodes the protein MRFSIVTSNQWKVEEFRNAMEPFGIKLEKNNLDCEEIQADSLQEVVKHCLLDLKERGVKNALLDDSGLFIKRLNGFPGVYSSYIYKTLGCKGILKLMEGENDREAYFECCIGCILNEEEILISERTYGRIECEMRGTKGFGFDPIFVPDGERRTFAEMPIEEKNKISHRGKAIASLIKTLMAKHVVSAR
- a CDS encoding NAD-dependent epimerase/dehydratase family protein, giving the protein MILQNKRVVLTGCAGFIGSHLAERLVEMNNHVIGIDNFSAGKIEFLRSLEHKDVFELIRGDILALELEDIIKDADVIFHFAANPDVRKGAQDTRIDLDQNVLATYRVLEAARKLEIPRFVFPSTSTVYGEPSIIPTSENYGPLLPISLYGASKLASEAMIAAYCHMFSMEAVIYRFANVVGPRSTHNVLHDFISKLRETPRRLEILGSPPGTKKSYIHVSDCIDAMIMGAERTSTDTEIFNIGSEDSITVQQIADIVVDEMGLKGVQYVWTGGVKGGRGWVGDVKEMLLSIEKIKKIGWRPKFNSREAVRKAVREMLGELR
- a CDS encoding transglutaminase-like domain-containing protein, which produces MRRAFAIAASIVLLASFVFCCLIDPAVEGFNDSDLKAPCIVQENEIPIDFPSSLTSKPQVYTYSLRWEISDVYAYYGGVMSLEIRNKGQTAIFVYGYGLKWVNYTEEYFKTTSAYVFPSENASIGLLKFYAPSDRDVGVYTIVLKLCVSNPSFSAWYDYGEVESADRAVAIKPLAIEREYLIKSNLMSYFNRVKSLVNCTAVSDVVKEIKNAEPGNYSTLQIARAFQWVRDHIEYEKENETDIWQSAEETLMRKRGDCEDQAILLASIITALGGNARINFIEGHAFTTVFISMYQSELANVEESLWSYYGTNVTMHIIHYMGYWLVIDTAGSMYAGGLPANASPIRANSNAAELTKYELWTFVSTNWLISIDALQDR